From a region of the Roseivirga sp. 4D4 genome:
- a CDS encoding helix-turn-helix domain-containing protein: protein MEKIIHVKSIAEVYNFLDAKTPTHPLITVIRKWPKSKIDLGTARFTSDLYYMAMKREIRGSFQYGRNSYDFQEGTMLFIGPGQVANFSHAAQFADISTPSNGWTILFHPDLIRKSELGNMIDQYSFFGYDNNEALHLSDKERQFLNTLVDTIEEEINQNMDRHSQQLIIQNLETILKYSSRYYDRQFYTRTNANKDLISKFDHFLKSYFNSEELVQQGPPTIEQCGEALNMSGPYLSDLLRLETGRSAKDHIHSYLIDRAKTKLLNSGESVSEVAFQLGFEYPQNFSKLFKSKTGMSPSEYRNLN from the coding sequence ATGGAAAAGATCATACATGTGAAGAGTATTGCTGAGGTCTACAACTTCCTGGATGCAAAGACGCCTACTCACCCGTTGATTACCGTCATAAGAAAATGGCCGAAGTCAAAGATAGACCTTGGTACCGCGAGGTTCACAAGCGACTTATATTACATGGCCATGAAACGAGAGATTAGAGGAAGTTTTCAATACGGAAGAAACTCCTATGACTTTCAGGAAGGCACTATGCTATTTATAGGTCCAGGTCAGGTAGCTAACTTTTCTCATGCGGCTCAGTTTGCTGACATATCAACACCATCTAATGGATGGACCATTCTGTTTCATCCAGACCTAATTAGAAAATCGGAACTGGGCAATATGATAGACCAATATTCCTTCTTTGGATATGACAACAACGAGGCTCTGCACTTGTCAGATAAGGAAAGGCAATTCCTTAATACTTTGGTGGATACCATTGAAGAAGAAATCAATCAGAATATGGACCGTCATTCGCAGCAACTCATTATCCAAAACTTAGAGACTATTCTGAAATACAGCAGCCGCTATTACGATCGTCAATTCTATACTCGCACTAATGCCAACAAAGATTTAATCTCAAAATTTGATCACTTTCTAAAATCTTATTTTAACTCAGAAGAACTTGTTCAACAAGGCCCACCTACGATTGAACAATGTGGTGAGGCGTTAAATATGTCCGGTCCATACTTAAGCGATTTATTGAGGTTAGAAACGGGAAGAAGCGCTAAAGACCACATTCATTCCTATCTCATCGATCGTGCAAAGACCAAGCTGCTAAACTCAGGTGAGTCAGTGAGTGAAGTAGCCTTCCAACTAGGTTTCGAATACCCTCAAAACTTTAGTAAACTGTTTAAGTCTAAAACAGGAATGAGCCCCAGTGAGTACAGAAACCTGAATTAA
- a CDS encoding SDR family NAD(P)-dependent oxidoreductase, protein MKRTAFEIIANQDLSGKVFLITGGYSGLGAIHAEALLMANATVIVAGRNEQLQLDFQNRLKSKPNLNFEDHQLDVSKNIDLGDLQSVQEFAIYIKKKYTQIDCLINNAGVMFTPPGKTKDGFEMQMGVNVIGHFLLAKILVDITKRQVWLSSKGHIRFGAPRIDLKAITDVDENNYVTRARYQQSKLGDILLAKQFAQKHPHLKAVSVHPGVVKTNLGRHMTMGKKILFVLQHPIALMNMLEPEEGAATQVMLSIQSETDLVNGAYHADCKVIEEAESARNMDDAKLLYDYCDEVTKAFQV, encoded by the coding sequence ATGAAAAGAACAGCTTTTGAAATTATAGCAAATCAAGACCTAAGCGGAAAGGTATTTCTCATTACTGGCGGGTATTCAGGCCTAGGAGCCATTCATGCCGAAGCCTTATTAATGGCCAATGCCACAGTCATCGTTGCAGGGCGTAATGAACAGTTGCAGCTTGATTTTCAGAATAGACTGAAGAGCAAACCAAACTTAAACTTTGAAGACCATCAACTAGATGTCTCAAAAAACATTGACTTAGGAGATCTTCAGTCCGTGCAGGAGTTTGCGATCTACATAAAAAAGAAATACACTCAAATTGACTGTCTCATAAACAACGCTGGCGTAATGTTTACACCTCCTGGCAAAACCAAAGATGGCTTCGAAATGCAAATGGGTGTCAATGTAATTGGTCACTTTCTCTTGGCTAAAATATTGGTTGACATAACCAAAAGACAAGTTTGGCTTTCTTCTAAAGGTCATATAAGATTTGGAGCACCGAGAATAGATCTAAAAGCAATAACCGATGTCGATGAGAATAACTACGTGACCAGGGCCAGATATCAACAGTCGAAACTTGGTGACATCTTACTTGCCAAGCAATTCGCCCAGAAACACCCTCATTTAAAAGCAGTCTCAGTTCATCCGGGGGTTGTCAAAACGAATTTAGGACGTCATATGACCATGGGCAAAAAAATACTATTCGTTCTACAGCACCCCATAGCTCTGATGAACATGTTGGAGCCCGAAGAAGGCGCTGCAACTCAAGTTATGTTGTCTATACAGTCTGAGACAGACCTAGTCAACGGAGCTTATCATGCTGACTGCAAGGTAATTGAAGAAGCTGAAAGTGCTAGGAACATGGATGACGCAAAACTGCTATATGACTATTGTGATGAGGTAACGAAAGCGTTTCAGGTTTAG
- a CDS encoding HEAT repeat domain-containing protein, producing the protein MKEYKDIENLIEKFYNGETSLEDEKQLHVFFQGESIPDHLKSYQDQFRMSEVVSDMTSKFSSDDLFAKLDQQEAEETKVVEMKSYSFSWVYKVAAAVALVLVGFWVGNQINSNNDMSQMQAQLEEMKDIMFAQMEGSSASGRLQAVNNSMNLEEADDETVDVLIALLKNDESMHVRTKTVEALTKFGSNKKVSKAFSNALLNETEPAVQIALIEGLVNLKEEGATQTLEQITKDQSVLKEVQEEAHLGIFKLKEL; encoded by the coding sequence ATGAAGGAGTATAAAGACATAGAAAACCTCATAGAAAAATTTTATAACGGGGAGACTTCTCTGGAAGACGAAAAGCAACTCCATGTTTTTTTCCAAGGAGAAAGCATCCCCGACCATCTAAAGTCATATCAAGACCAGTTTCGAATGTCAGAAGTTGTTTCAGATATGACGAGTAAGTTTTCAAGCGATGACCTTTTTGCTAAGCTGGATCAGCAAGAAGCAGAAGAAACCAAGGTTGTCGAAATGAAATCTTACAGCTTCTCGTGGGTGTACAAAGTCGCTGCGGCAGTGGCCCTGGTGTTAGTAGGCTTCTGGGTAGGTAACCAGATAAACTCTAACAATGACATGTCACAAATGCAGGCCCAGCTTGAGGAAATGAAGGATATCATGTTCGCTCAGATGGAAGGTAGTTCTGCAAGTGGTAGGCTTCAAGCGGTAAACAATTCCATGAACCTGGAAGAAGCTGATGATGAAACAGTAGATGTTTTGATTGCCTTACTGAAAAACGATGAGAGCATGCATGTGCGTACCAAGACGGTAGAGGCACTCACCAAGTTTGGGAGTAACAAAAAAGTGTCAAAGGCCTTCTCTAATGCGCTTTTGAACGAAACTGAGCCAGCAGTGCAGATCGCCCTGATTGAGGGGTTAGTGAATCTTAAGGAAGAAGGAGCTACACAAACATTAGAACAGATAACAAAAGATCAAAGCGTACTCAAAGAAGTACAAGAAGAGGCTCACTTAGGCATCTTCAAATTGAAAGAATTATAA
- a CDS encoding aminotransferase class V-fold PLP-dependent enzyme, protein MFDAKDIKRFREETDGTQKVIHLNNAGSALPPNVVRDAVIYYTAEEATYGGYETHSKYFEQIELTYDVIAKLLNASREEIALVENATVAWNAAFQAIDWQDGDEVITNQSDYASNYISYLHHPRDLKIKLIPNRDNGDPDLEAFERMISPKTKLVSITHMPTNGGLVAPAESIGQICRKHQVLYLLDACQSAGQYPLDVEAIGCDMLSATGRKYLRGPRGTGFLYVRKSILPELRPYYVDLHSANWTGKDSYEIRSDARKFENWEGSRANTMGLKVACEYILDVGIHNIWERVQELGAYLRNELSKVDGVQVHDIGSVKSGIVSFTVEGKSANEVKEYLLTKNINVSWNGVPNTYLDMTARGLQEIVRASVHYYNTKEEIDFFTHELAVLASSS, encoded by the coding sequence ATGTTTGATGCCAAAGACATAAAACGTTTTCGAGAAGAAACAGATGGAACCCAAAAGGTTATTCATTTGAATAACGCTGGTAGTGCGCTGCCACCAAATGTTGTCCGTGATGCGGTGATTTACTACACTGCTGAAGAAGCAACCTATGGGGGCTATGAGACACATTCGAAATACTTTGAGCAGATTGAACTCACCTATGATGTGATTGCAAAACTGCTTAATGCATCAAGAGAGGAGATTGCATTGGTAGAAAATGCTACGGTAGCCTGGAATGCAGCTTTCCAAGCCATTGACTGGCAAGACGGAGATGAGGTCATCACCAATCAATCGGATTATGCCAGTAACTACATTTCTTATCTACATCACCCACGTGATTTAAAGATTAAACTGATCCCCAACCGCGACAATGGTGATCCCGATCTCGAGGCCTTCGAAAGGATGATTTCTCCGAAAACAAAATTGGTTTCCATTACGCACATGCCAACGAATGGAGGGTTGGTGGCACCGGCAGAGTCGATAGGGCAAATCTGTAGAAAGCACCAAGTACTCTACCTTTTAGATGCTTGTCAATCGGCAGGTCAGTACCCTCTTGATGTTGAGGCGATTGGCTGCGATATGCTTTCTGCGACTGGGCGGAAGTACCTGAGAGGTCCCAGAGGAACGGGCTTCCTCTATGTAAGGAAATCAATTTTGCCCGAACTGAGGCCATACTATGTCGATCTACATTCAGCCAACTGGACGGGTAAGGACTCTTATGAAATAAGGTCTGATGCACGCAAGTTTGAGAATTGGGAAGGAAGCCGAGCAAACACGATGGGGCTTAAAGTTGCTTGCGAATATATTTTGGATGTTGGTATTCACAACATATGGGAGCGAGTGCAAGAGCTTGGAGCTTACCTGAGAAATGAACTATCGAAAGTAGACGGTGTCCAAGTGCATGATATTGGATCAGTGAAAAGTGGCATAGTATCTTTTACGGTAGAGGGTAAATCGGCTAATGAGGTTAAAGAATATCTCTTAACTAAAAATATCAATGTCTCCTGGAACGGTGTACCGAATACTTATCTCGATATGACAGCGAGAGGCTTACAAGAGATAGTCCGTGCTTCAGTACATTATTACAATACAAAGGAGGAGATTGACTTTTTCACTCATGAGTTAGCTGTACTTGCTAGTAGTTCCTGA
- a CDS encoding OmpA family protein codes for MRKYLMMLMLGFFTLASIAQTQDDPWWVNIELTNNKFSYRFFESLYDFGQLDNSGFRVGLDRYLSKSFDAEFGFSYGKLRHENIYESNLTDLDLRLVYKLANGYLIKEDSKIAPFVFLGAGLSWFGNVEGIYDEFEEGTYANLPMGAGIEFKVTEGASITTKAAFNNSIQDAPSYMQYSLGVSFSLGKKKDSDGDGIYDKEDACPNTAGPAENMGCPWPDTDGDGVLDKDDACPNEAGTLGGCPDSDGDGIKDSEDACPTVAGIAQFGGCPDSDGDGIQDSEDQCPNVAGTLNGCPDQDGDGVKDSDDACPTVAGTLNGCPDSDGDGIRDQDDTCPQIAGIAANNGCPEVKEEVKEALELAVKNIQFNSGSDVLKTSSYASLNQVAELMKENTTFGLKLSGYTDNTGNEDSNLELSKRRANATRAYLIAQGVAESRLTADGYGIANPVADNNTREGRAANRRVELEIVFN; via the coding sequence ATGCGCAAGTACCTTATGATGTTGATGCTCGGATTTTTTACACTAGCATCTATCGCACAAACTCAAGATGATCCATGGTGGGTGAACATTGAGTTGACTAATAACAAATTCAGTTATCGCTTTTTTGAAAGCCTCTATGATTTTGGACAGCTTGACAACTCAGGCTTTAGAGTAGGGTTAGACAGATATCTATCTAAAAGTTTCGATGCTGAGTTTGGCTTCTCCTATGGAAAACTGAGACATGAAAATATTTATGAAAGTAACCTTACCGATCTTGATCTTAGATTGGTATACAAATTAGCCAATGGATACCTTATTAAGGAGGATTCTAAGATTGCTCCATTTGTGTTTTTAGGAGCAGGCCTGAGTTGGTTTGGTAACGTTGAAGGAATCTATGATGAATTTGAGGAGGGGACCTATGCTAATTTGCCAATGGGTGCCGGTATTGAGTTTAAAGTAACAGAAGGAGCTAGTATTACGACAAAAGCGGCCTTTAACAATAGTATCCAAGATGCACCTAGTTATATGCAATATTCTTTAGGTGTTTCCTTCTCTTTGGGCAAGAAGAAGGATTCAGACGGAGATGGTATTTACGATAAGGAAGATGCTTGTCCAAATACAGCAGGACCGGCTGAAAACATGGGTTGTCCTTGGCCTGATACGGATGGTGATGGCGTTCTTGATAAAGACGATGCTTGTCCTAATGAGGCGGGAACTCTTGGAGGCTGCCCAGATTCAGATGGTGATGGTATTAAAGATTCAGAAGACGCTTGTCCTACAGTAGCAGGCATTGCTCAATTCGGAGGTTGCCCAGACTCGGATGGTGATGGTATACAAGATTCAGAAGACCAATGTCCTAATGTTGCAGGAACGCTTAATGGTTGCCCTGATCAGGATGGTGATGGTGTGAAAGATAGTGACGATGCATGCCCGACAGTGGCAGGAACCCTGAATGGTTGCCCAGATTCAGATGGTGATGGTATCAGAGATCAAGATGATACATGTCCTCAAATTGCCGGTATTGCTGCTAACAATGGTTGTCCTGAAGTAAAAGAGGAAGTCAAAGAAGCACTAGAGCTTGCTGTGAAGAACATTCAGTTCAACAGTGGTAGTGATGTATTAAAAACTTCGTCTTACGCTTCGCTTAATCAAGTGGCAGAACTAATGAAGGAAAACACAACATTCGGTCTGAAACTAAGTGGTTATACAGATAACACAGGCAATGAGGATAGTAACCTCGAATTATCGAAGCGTAGAGCTAATGCAACAAGGGCTTATCTTATTGCACAAGGTGTGGCAGAGAGTAGATTGACTGCTGATGGTTATGGAATAGCCAATCCTGTTGCAGATAACAATACAAGAGAAGGTAGAGCAGCTAACAGAAGGGTTGAGCTAGAAATAGTATTCAATTAA
- a CDS encoding RNA polymerase sigma factor translates to MKDRLFRIALGMLKSVEEAEDTLQDVMVKLWNKREQLSIYSSIEAFAVTITKNQCLDKLKSKKHKNQMDIQNMELDSGFLNPYKSLELSESMQVMMNAFQGLPEQQRMLVLLRDVEGFSFEEIAEQTGLQVNNIRVGLSRARKAARAAYLKVSNYEGV, encoded by the coding sequence TTGAAGGATCGGTTGTTTAGAATTGCCTTGGGCATGCTAAAATCGGTCGAAGAAGCTGAAGACACTCTTCAGGATGTAATGGTAAAACTTTGGAATAAGAGGGAGCAACTCAGCATTTACTCGAGCATTGAAGCCTTTGCAGTAACGATTACAAAGAATCAATGCCTTGACAAACTCAAGTCTAAGAAACATAAGAATCAAATGGACATTCAGAATATGGAGCTAGACTCCGGCTTTCTGAATCCTTATAAGAGCCTTGAGTTGTCAGAGAGTATGCAAGTGATGATGAATGCCTTCCAGGGTTTGCCAGAGCAGCAGAGAATGCTGGTACTATTGAGAGATGTGGAGGGGTTTTCCTTTGAAGAAATTGCAGAACAAACGGGTCTTCAGGTAAACAACATTCGAGTGGGGCTTTCAAGAGCCAGAAAAGCGGCAAGAGCTGCTTATTTAAAAGTGAGCAATTATGAAGGAGTATAA
- the mltB gene encoding lytic murein transglycosylase B produces MLRVLYLKTDINSMRKTFSGILISLITITSLAQVDPAALEKFAADYAAKHDHFTKEEVMDVLNQAEFQQEIIDKISRPAEGTMTWERYRNIFLKQGRIDAGIEFYKEHKATLERVSTDTGVPTEIILGIIGVETYFGRIKGSYKVLDALYTLGFGYSRRGKFFKSELEKFLTLSKLEELEITEVLGSYAGAMGYTQFMPSSYIAYAKSFEENGTRDLMESPEDAIASVANYLKVHRWKKGQPITSRAEMTRKITGLRKQALRPKNKVSDYTKIGFKPAEELQSDLPATMLIFDKEGKTEHWFGLYNFYVITRYNHSPLYAMAVYQLAQEIKKGFGE; encoded by the coding sequence ATGCTACGTGTTCTATATTTGAAAACAGATATCAACTCAATGCGCAAAACCTTCTCTGGAATTCTTATATCACTGATTACTATTACCTCCCTCGCTCAGGTAGACCCTGCCGCACTGGAGAAATTCGCTGCTGATTATGCTGCCAAGCATGATCACTTCACTAAGGAAGAAGTAATGGATGTTTTGAATCAAGCAGAGTTTCAACAAGAGATTATTGATAAGATTTCAAGGCCTGCAGAAGGCACCATGACCTGGGAGCGATACCGGAACATCTTCCTCAAGCAAGGCCGAATTGATGCGGGTATTGAATTCTACAAGGAACATAAAGCTACTTTAGAAAGAGTAAGTACTGATACTGGTGTTCCTACTGAAATTATACTGGGCATTATAGGGGTTGAAACCTATTTCGGTAGGATTAAAGGTTCTTACAAGGTGTTGGATGCCTTATATACTTTAGGCTTTGGCTATTCCCGAAGGGGAAAATTCTTCAAATCTGAACTCGAAAAATTCTTGACCCTATCCAAACTGGAAGAATTAGAAATCACCGAAGTACTAGGTTCTTATGCCGGAGCTATGGGTTATACCCAGTTTATGCCGAGCAGCTATATTGCTTATGCCAAGAGCTTTGAGGAAAATGGTACTCGCGACCTGATGGAAAGCCCTGAAGATGCCATTGCCAGTGTCGCTAATTACTTAAAGGTACATCGATGGAAAAAGGGGCAGCCAATCACATCTAGGGCTGAGATGACACGTAAGATCACTGGACTCAGAAAGCAAGCCCTAAGACCAAAAAACAAGGTGTCAGATTATACCAAAATAGGCTTTAAACCTGCCGAAGAGCTGCAATCCGATCTTCCAGCCACTATGCTTATATTTGATAAGGAGGGCAAGACAGAACACTGGTTCGGCCTCTATAATTTCTATGTAATTACGCGGTATAACCATAGTCCACTCTACGCCATGGCTGTATACCAACTAGCTCAGGAGATCAAAAAGGGATTTGGAGAGTAA
- a CDS encoding metallophosphoesterase family protein: MKRIGLISDTHSHLDEAVFRHFENCDEIWHAGDVGNINVLDQLEAFKPTIAVYGNIDGQEVRLRAPEKQIFTIEGVNVYMIHIGGTPPRYAKDVLDDLGMEKPDLFICGHSHILKVMPDKNLGGMLYMNPGAAGHHGFHRVRTLLRFELSEGKIQKLEAIELGKRGRN, translated from the coding sequence ATGAAGAGGATAGGATTAATCTCTGATACCCATAGCCATTTGGACGAAGCAGTCTTTAGACACTTTGAAAACTGTGACGAGATATGGCATGCCGGAGATGTAGGCAATATCAATGTGCTGGATCAACTCGAGGCTTTCAAACCTACAATAGCAGTGTATGGCAACATTGATGGACAAGAAGTTAGACTTAGAGCTCCTGAGAAACAAATATTCACGATTGAGGGAGTTAATGTATATATGATACATATTGGAGGAACTCCCCCGCGGTATGCCAAAGACGTGCTGGACGACTTGGGGATGGAAAAACCGGACCTATTCATCTGTGGCCACAGCCACATCTTAAAAGTAATGCCTGACAAGAATTTGGGAGGAATGCTATATATGAATCCAGGAGCTGCCGGCCATCACGGTTTCCATCGAGTCAGAACCCTACTGAGATTTGAACTGAGCGAGGGTAAGATTCAGAAGCTTGAAGCCATTGAGCTCGGTAAGCGGGGTAGAAACTAA
- a CDS encoding YdcF family protein produces MFFILSKILAFFVRPITWMIGLFLLSVWLKSTKWKKRSFWAGVFLLVFFSNQYISNRVMLWWEYAPIPMEEVGVYDVAIVFSGVTKGSKTPRDRVYFGNGADRITHTLQLYNEGKVKNIIVSGGLGFQQVENSNAADRLASFLAMANVPDSVIVREPDAVNTYENAVKVAEILKEKFPNQKYLLITSAFHMKRSKLCLEKQGIKFDIFPAGFLTTRSTTHFDDLFIPKSEAIGRWEQLIKEMVGIATYKLMGYI; encoded by the coding sequence ATGTTTTTCATTCTCTCTAAAATACTGGCATTTTTTGTTCGACCCATCACGTGGATGATCGGATTGTTTTTACTATCGGTTTGGCTAAAATCGACCAAATGGAAAAAGCGATCATTTTGGGCCGGTGTCTTTCTATTAGTTTTCTTTTCTAATCAATACATCAGCAATAGAGTGATGCTTTGGTGGGAATATGCCCCAATTCCAATGGAAGAGGTTGGAGTATATGATGTGGCCATAGTTTTCTCTGGAGTGACGAAAGGAAGTAAAACCCCGAGAGATCGAGTTTACTTCGGTAATGGTGCAGATCGAATCACTCATACCTTACAACTCTATAACGAAGGCAAGGTCAAAAACATCATTGTTAGTGGTGGACTTGGTTTTCAGCAAGTAGAAAACAGTAATGCAGCCGATAGACTAGCATCATTTCTGGCAATGGCCAATGTCCCTGACTCGGTGATCGTACGAGAGCCGGATGCTGTCAATACATATGAAAACGCTGTCAAGGTTGCCGAAATTCTCAAGGAAAAGTTTCCTAACCAGAAATACCTTTTGATAACATCTGCCTTTCATATGAAGCGCTCTAAGCTCTGTTTAGAAAAGCAGGGGATCAAATTTGATATTTTTCCTGCAGGTTTTCTAACCACCCGTTCTACTACTCACTTTGATGACCTTTTTATACCCAAATCAGAGGCAATCGGACGATGGGAACAATTGATAAAGGAGATGGTAGGTATTGCTACCTATAAATTGATGGGGTATATCTAA
- a CDS encoding sulfite oxidase has product MTKRRQFIKKSVLASMSTLIGTEIVFGEKMESGYEPLFVQDNNPQTLFGKHAEMTTLNDRPWNIEAKAHLLDDEVTPEDRMFIRNNGVIPKRIDANTWTLTIEGESAQSQKTYTLEDLKTKFKAYTYQLTLECGGNGRSEFNPPAKGNQWTIGAVSCANWTGVRLKDLLADVGVKDDAVYIGYYGKDTHLSGDPNKVVISRGIPIKKGMQDETLVAYAMNGKDIPLAHGYPLRLVAGGFPASASGKWINRLVVRNIVHDGPKMTGTAYRVPSEPVAPGTEVPDDKMKIIESMPVKSLITYPKTGAIVKEGQNFQVRGHAWAGELSVDKVEVSIDFGATWQRAKLARARNKHAWQRWTAEVSLPQKGYYEVWARATDANGKSQPMVVPGWNPKGYLNNACHRIAVKVVKA; this is encoded by the coding sequence ATGACCAAAAGAAGACAATTTATAAAGAAGAGCGTGTTGGCCAGTATGTCAACGCTAATCGGAACTGAGATCGTTTTTGGTGAGAAGATGGAAAGCGGCTACGAACCACTTTTTGTGCAGGACAATAATCCTCAAACCCTCTTCGGTAAACATGCCGAAATGACAACACTCAACGATCGTCCTTGGAATATAGAAGCCAAGGCCCATTTATTGGACGATGAGGTTACTCCCGAGGACAGGATGTTTATCCGCAATAATGGTGTGATTCCAAAAAGAATAGATGCCAATACTTGGACATTGACCATTGAAGGGGAGTCTGCCCAGAGCCAAAAGACCTATACCCTAGAAGATCTTAAAACGAAATTCAAAGCTTATACCTATCAACTTACATTAGAGTGCGGAGGTAATGGCCGTAGTGAGTTTAATCCACCTGCAAAAGGAAATCAGTGGACCATCGGAGCGGTATCTTGTGCTAACTGGACAGGTGTAAGGCTGAAAGACCTACTCGCTGATGTAGGGGTCAAAGATGATGCTGTCTATATCGGCTATTATGGCAAAGACACACATTTAAGTGGTGACCCTAACAAGGTGGTTATTTCTAGAGGAATTCCCATCAAAAAAGGGATGCAAGACGAAACCTTGGTGGCCTATGCCATGAACGGCAAAGACATTCCTTTGGCCCATGGTTACCCTTTGCGTTTGGTAGCTGGAGGATTTCCAGCTTCAGCCTCTGGTAAGTGGATCAACAGATTGGTCGTTAGAAATATTGTCCACGATGGCCCCAAGATGACGGGTACAGCCTATCGAGTACCCTCAGAACCTGTGGCTCCTGGAACGGAAGTTCCTGATGATAAGATGAAGATCATTGAGTCAATGCCTGTGAAATCATTGATTACCTACCCAAAGACTGGAGCTATAGTTAAAGAAGGCCAAAACTTCCAAGTGAGAGGCCATGCCTGGGCAGGAGAGCTGAGTGTCGATAAGGTGGAGGTCTCTATTGACTTCGGTGCAACTTGGCAACGGGCCAAACTAGCTCGTGCTAGAAACAAACATGCTTGGCAGCGATGGACTGCCGAAGTAAGCCTACCTCAGAAAGGCTATTATGAGGTTTGGGCAAGAGCAACTGATGCCAATGGCAAAAGTCAACCGATGGTGGTTCCGGGTTGGAATCCCAAGGGCTACCTCAACAATGCTTGTCATCGTATTGCGGTTAAAGTTGTCAAAGCCTAA
- a CDS encoding ArsR/SmtB family transcription factor, which yields MERQLDHERVEKIAFVLKTVAHPMRVAIIDALSVNEKMSVNDITAYLGLEQSLTSHHLSNMKMKGVLGSKREGKNIFYYLKMKEAPELIKILEDVNVMVF from the coding sequence ATGGAGAGGCAACTTGACCATGAGAGAGTTGAGAAGATTGCATTCGTTCTCAAGACAGTAGCACATCCAATGCGTGTGGCCATCATTGACGCTTTAAGTGTTAATGAGAAAATGTCTGTTAATGACATCACAGCTTATCTGGGCCTTGAACAATCCTTAACTTCCCACCATCTGTCTAATATGAAGATGAAAGGTGTGCTTGGAAGTAAGCGTGAAGGAAAGAATATTTTCTATTATCTGAAAATGAAGGAGGCACCAGAACTTATCAAGATTCTGGAAGACGTGAACGTCATGGTCTTTTAA